The Anomaloglossus baeobatrachus isolate aAnoBae1 chromosome 7, aAnoBae1.hap1, whole genome shotgun sequence sequence atctatctatgtctctatatctatctctctatatctatctaactcctatctatttatctctctatttcactatatctatctctctatatctatatacctATCTAACACCTTCATTATTTCCTTTCAGCCAAGGACTCCTTCAACTACAAAGCTTTCTTTGCCAAGTCTGGTCTGAGCAGCAAGTCCCAGGCTGAAGTGAAGAAAGTCTTTGAAATCCTGGACCAGGACAAGAGTGGATTCATTGAGGAGGATGAGCTGAAGTGAGTAATGACCTTGGGATacattggagggaggcagagatacAAGTCTGACCATCCTTGGGACATACGAGTATGAGATCTGCAGCCTTTAGCGTAATCTCAACTCTAAGCAGTTTAGGTATCTGGGTCTGTAGAGTTCCTTACTCCATTGTGATCGCCCTTTTCTCATATCTAGACTGTTCCTGAAGAACTTCAGTGCTGGCGCCAGAGAACTGTCTGACTCTGAAACAAAGAACTTCCTCTCCGCTGGTGACTCAGATGGTGACGGCAAAATTGGAGTGGAAGGTAAATATGGAAAAGTCAACTTTCTATGTGAAAATAGGGTGAAATATGAAATTTGCATTGTATAGTTGATGCCTTTAGTCCTTCACGAGGCAGCAATAAAAATGCTGACATCCTCTAGTTGCAGCTTTGTGCTATTTCAGTAGACACCTAGACTTTAACTTATAAGGTAGGGGTTTGTTATTTATGGAAAATCCGCAGAACATTGCCATATCTGCCATAGGTTTTAGAGGAAGGAGTTTCACATATCACACATGGGCATCCACTTCTCAACTCAATCTCCTCCGAGACAACTAGTAGTGTCAAATCTTAGAAATGATTATTTCATTAATACTCTTTTTCTTTCCCCCTTTTCAGAGTTCCAAGCTTTGGTCAAGGCTTAAAGTGATACTCCAAACAGATGATCATGGAAATACAACCCTCCACCCTTTACTTTATTAAACTGAATTGTTGATGGAACCCGGgtcaaaaaaaaatccaagtttgcCCCATTGAAGGGGGGGAAGGATTCTGCTCCAAGATCTACAAGCAAAAGTCATCTCCTTGATAACCGCTGTCTACAATTTCCTCTTCAACCACTACCATGGGGATCCTGAGCTTCCACAGCTAGCAGTTTAATGCCTCGgcctatttatttatattttttttatattgataATGCATTGCCGGCTGTTTCTACTATTACACCTTTTGTAAATTCACACACTGATGATGATACCAAACGTTGATGTGTTAAAGTAACAAGAACGATGCAAACACAATGCTATCAATAAAAATCATGTTTTGGAATCAGTTTGGattggattttatttaggggtgtaTATAAGGAAGCCTGAAAATGGCAATAGTATACAATAGTATTTATAAATTAGCAAATTCTTAGGCTAGTATTGGGCTATTCCTTTAGTGTCAATGAGTAGAAATAATAATAAGAAAGATCGGGATGGGCCCTGGTGCCTATCGAGCTCCAACGGCTTCTCCATCACACAAAGCCCCTCAAGCACAACAGAGAGCTATAGGGCAAACATACATAGGAACTCTCAGCTCAGCTGCGCCCCCTGTGGTCTCTATGATAGAGCTGCAGCAATACTCCTCTGGTGGTAGCTTGTCTCCCAAAAAACAACATGATTAGCATCTAAAATCGAACATGCCAGATACTTCTCTTTTCAAACATCATCTACCAGCAAATCGCTCCAATATTGGCGGGTCCAGCTGAcaatagtctaatgtgtatagggggccTTAAGAATACACAAATTTCATAAATATTACATGGAAAATGGGGGCCCTGGACCTCCAAATTATGTCTCTGGTCCTGGTGATCAGTGATTCACAACCATTGGCTCCCGAGCTGATGCAAAACTACAAATCTCATAATTCCCTAACAGTTTGGGATATCATCAATACACAAAAATTCACTGACATTTTTAGGAATGTGGAATTAAATACATGAAGGTATTATTGGAATTACACCTCGGTTCTGCAATAAAGGTGTATCCCAAAAATTCCTGTTTGTGCACaacatcttatctatctatctatctatctatatatatatctatctatccatttgtcCATCTAGccacccatcaatccatccatccatccacctacttacctatctatctatttatctctgtaTCATACActaacccatccatccatccagctatctatccatACATCCACCCAACCACTCATCTATTCACCCACCCAAACAGCCATCTATTCACCCACCCATACATCCATCCACctaacccatccatccatccacctatccacacacccatccatccatccatccatccatttattcatccattcatctgtctatctatccatacaCCCTTCCAACGAcccacccatctatctatctatctatctatctatacaaacacccacccacccatccacccatccatcctgcCAACCCATCCATCTCTCCACCCAACCACTCATCcacccacctatccatccatccatcacccacccatcatctatctatctatctctctatctatccatacaCCCTCCCAACGACCCATCCACCCACCTAcccagccatctatctatctatatctatctatctacctatctagtgAAGAGACAACGAAGCTGCCCCAGATTCCATTTTGGGTGCCACGTCTCCAAAGACATATACCCAAATTAGGTCTTCTAATATAAATAaaaacagaactggaaagagatagCTCTCAAAAAAGATTATGCAAAAAGTGATGCATAAAAATTCCA is a genomic window containing:
- the LOC142246144 gene encoding parvalbumin beta-like, with protein sequence MAFAGILSDADISAAIAEAKDSFNYKAFFAKSGLSSKSQAEVKKVFEILDQDKSGFIEEDELKLFLKNFSAGARELSDSETKNFLSAGDSDGDGKIGVEEFQALVKA